One Helianthus annuus cultivar XRQ/B chromosome 12, HanXRQr2.0-SUNRISE, whole genome shotgun sequence genomic region harbors:
- the LOC110894573 gene encoding U-box domain-containing protein 21 → MLSAFKNRRAKQNANKMKKLVDVEVDPVTIPELFRCPISLELMKDPVILSTGVTYDRESVEKWIFEDGKHTCPVTGVALTSLDPVPNHTIRRMIQEWCVENKAYGFDRIPTPRAPTGSSQVSEILLKIVSMRGKGNTEGVRELVGKIKDMAKESERDKKYIVLNGSARVLSETFQAFSCIDSQENTGVLEEILSGLTLILPFDQETKSGLGSNQSLCTIVKILKVGSLSGRRNAVLVLKELLSSDQTKLQEFAEIEGSIEVLTKLIKEPIDPTTTNASLLAIYHLVTPSTSFNQKETLIARFLAMGLTEKLIEMLVDCTRGVCEKALGVLEGLCSIDEGLEKAYANALTVPVLVKKLLRVSDISTEFSVSILWKLSKYEKSIGDEEGLAMEALQVGAFQKLVLLLQVGSSLHTKEKAGDLLKGWNLLRGRVECIESMDFKNLKRSF, encoded by the coding sequence ATGCTTTCTGCGTTCAAGAACCGAAGAGCAAAACAAAATGCTAACAAGATGAAGAAACTGGTGGATGTAGAGGTTGATCCGGTGACCATACCGGAGCTTTTTCGGTGCCCGATATCGCTGGAACTGATGAAAGATCCAGTGATATTATCAACCGGAGTAACCTACGATAGGGAGAGTGTGGAGAAATGGATATTCGAAGATGGGAAGCATACTTGCCCGGTGACCGGTGTGGCGTTGACGAGCCTTGACCCGGTGCCAAACCACACGATCAGAAGGATGATTCAAGAATGGTGCGTTGAGAACAAAGCGTATGGGTTTGACCGCATCCCGACTCCTAGAGCCCCCACTGGCTCATCTCAAGTGTCGGAGATTCTATTGAAGATCGTGTCGATGCGGGGTAAGGGAAATACGGAAGGTGTTAGGGAGTTGGTGGGGAAGATTAAAGATATGGCTAAAGAAAGTGAGAGAGATAAGAAGTACATTGTGTTAAATGGATCGGCTCGGGTGTTATCCGAGACTTTCCAGGCGTTTTCTTGTATTGACAGTCAAGAAAACACCGGGGTTTTGGAAGAAATTTTGTCAGGGTTAACCCTGATTCTTCCATTTGACCAAGAGACCAAGTCTGGTCTCGGGTCAAACCAATCTTTATGTACCATTGTAAAGATTTTAAAGGTTGGATCATTATCCGGCCGAAGGAATGCGGTTTTGGTACTTAAAGAACTCCTATCATCCGATCAAACGAAGCTACAAGAATTCGCGGAGATTGAAGGAAGTATTGAAGTATTAACAAAACTCATCAAGGAGCCAATTGATCCTACTACAACAAATGCTTCATTGTTAGCCATTTACCATTTAGTCACCCCATCAACTTCTTTCAACCAAAAGGAAACCCTAATAGCAAGATTTCTTGCAATGGGGTTGACCGAAAAACTTATAGAAATGCTTGTAGATTGCACAAGAGGCGTATGCGAAAAGGCATTAGGCGTACTCGAAGGTCTTTGCAGCATCGATGAAGGACTCGAGAAAGCTTACGCCAATGCGTTAACTGTCCCGGTGCTAGTGAAGAAACTGCTGCGTGTTTCTGATATCTCGACAGAGTTTTCGGTTTCGATTCTTTGGAAACTGAGTAAATATGAGAAGAGTATTGGAGATGAGGAAGGTCTAGCCATGGAAGCACTTCAAGTAGGAGCTTTTCAAAAGCTTGTGTTGCTGTTGCAAGTTGGTTCTTCTTTGCATACTAAGGAGAAGGCTGGTGATTTGTTAAAGGGTTGGAATTTGCTTAGAGGGAGAGTTGAGTGTATTGAATCTATGGATTTCAAGAACCTCAAAAGGTCTTTTTGA